Part of the Chitinophaga parva genome is shown below.
TGTCCAGTTTTTCCAGGTAGAAAACAAGTTCCTGTTCCAGGCGGTTGGCATCTACATTCTCTTTGCCCACATGCTCTGCCACCAGTGTTTCCAGGCGGGTGCGGATGCGGTCTTTGCGGAGCGGGTCCAGTGTTTTCACTTTTTCGCTGAAAGTGGAGATGTTGTCTATGCGCTGGGTCAGGTCTGCCTCCATCACGGCGCCTTCGTCCATACGGTGGGCATCCAGGTCGGCAATGGCCGCTTTCACGGTGCTTTCCACATCGGCCCAGTGCTCGTCAGACAGCTGGTCGGTAGCAGGGGTCACCACCTCGGGCAGTTTCATGAGCACATTCAGCATATCTTCCTGCGGGATCTGCAGGTCTTCTGCCAGGCTCACAATGCCGCGGTAGTAGAATTTGGCAAGGTCTGTATTGATCACCACGGGGCGGGTAGCACCGTTCTGTTTTACGTTGACAGTGGCGTCGATCGTACCTCTTTGCAGGGATTGCTGCAGCAGGTTACGGATCTCGAACTCATAAGGTTTCAGTTGGGGGGAAATCTTCAGGTTCACTTCGAATTGCTTACCGTTCAGCGATTTGATTTCCGCAATGATGGTGGTTTCGCCCTTCGTTACTTCCGCACGTCCAAAACCGGTCATAGATTTCAACATAAGATAAAGTTAAGAGTGACAAACCTAGCTAAATTAGGGCAAAGCACAAAGAAACCCGCATGGGATGTGGGTTGTAAAACGCAGGGCCCTGCTTACGCAAACACCAGGGCCTCCACTTCTGCCCGGGTAAGCGCGCGCATATCACCGGGCTGCATACCCTCCACCGTGAGCTTGCCAATGCGGTAGCGGATGAGGCGCAGGGTGGGGAAACCCACGGCTGCAGTCATTTTGCGCACCTGGCGGTTCTTGCCTTCAGACAATACCAGCTTTATCCAGGGCGCCGGTATGTGCCGGCGGAAACGGATGGGCGGATGGCGGTCCGGCACGGCAGGCTCATGATCGAATGCCATTGCGGTACAGCGTTTGGTACGGTATGTTTTGCCATCAATGTTAATGTCTACCCCCTGTTGCAGCC
Proteins encoded:
- a CDS encoding YicC/YloC family endoribonuclease codes for the protein MLKSMTGFGRAEVTKGETTIIAEIKSLNGKQFEVNLKISPQLKPYEFEIRNLLQQSLQRGTIDATVNVKQNGATRPVVINTDLAKFYYRGIVSLAEDLQIPQEDMLNVLMKLPEVVTPATDQLSDEHWADVESTVKAAIADLDAHRMDEGAVMEADLTQRIDNISTFSEKVKTLDPLRKDRIRTRLETLVAEHVGKENVDANRLEQELVFYLEKLDISEELVRLENHLRYFRELLKEADPSKGKKLNFVLQEIGREINTTGSKANDAGIQQWVVGMKDELEKAKEQVLNVL
- a CDS encoding pseudouridine synthase: MALVYYVIYKPYEVLTRFSPEPGKATLADYFSVPKDVYPVGRLDFDSEGLLLLTNDTAINNRLLNPKFAHQREYWVQVDGAITPEAITRLQQGVDINIDGKTYRTKRCTAMAFDHEPAVPDRHPPIRFRRHIPAPWIKLVLSEGKNRQVRKMTAAVGFPTLRLIRYRIGKLTVEGMQPGDMRALTRAEVEALVFA